In Miscanthus floridulus cultivar M001 chromosome 8, ASM1932011v1, whole genome shotgun sequence, the sequence CGCCACAAGCTCGTAAGGATTCACAGCGCGGTAGAAGAGGCCAGAGGGAAGCAGATCGCAAACGACGGCACCCTCCGGTGGCTTTCGGAGCTCATAGACGCTGAGTACCAAGGCAACTACTTGCTTGACTGCATCAAGCATGATCTTGATGAaggtgatgaggatgatgatgctaaGGTAGTTTCCTCTTTATCTCGGTTTAATCCTGCAAAGCGGGCGCGGATTTCTGTGTGCAACATACTGTCACGACACCATGATGTCACCATCTATGAGATCGACAGGGTTGCAGAGAGGTTGCAGGGCGTCTGTGATGGCCTCAGGGAGTTCATCATGCTCCTAGGAACTTGCCAACCGGTCCGTCGACCTCTGGCCACCAACATCTTCCGGCACGGACAGATGTTTGGCCGACATGTCGACAAGGAGAGGATCATCAGTTTCctgctccacgacgacgacgacaacaccCGCTTGGCAGTGCTACCTGTTGTCGGTGACACTGGAGTCGGCAAGACGACGCTGGCGCAGCACGCCTGCGACGACGCCAGGGTGCGCAGCCACTTCCAGGTGATCATGCTGCTGGAATTCTCATACAcctctgctgctgccgccgccgccaggagTGAAACAACGTTTGTTCTTCGGCCCAAGCATGTCATTGGAGATGCAGCAGGAGTAGATGTCAACGTCAACAATGCACTGGACTTGGTCGAGTTGGATTTTGGCAGCAAGAGATTCCTGCTGGTGTTTGAAGACGTGGACACGAGCAAGAAGCAGGTCCTGGAAGATCTCCTGCACGCAAGAacgggcggcagcagcagcaagcaggGGAGCAAGATCATCGTCACAACGAACAATCGTCTTGTCGCCACCATGGGGACAGTGAAGCCGATCATGCTGAAGGCGCTGCCATTCCCGGAGTACTGGTTCTTTTTCAGGGCGCACGCGTTCTCTGGCAGGGACCTCGAGGAGAGCCCAGGGCTGGTGGCGGTGGGGAAAGCAATCGCGAAGAAGCTCGATGGGTCCTTCttcggagcaaagatcgtcggagGGTTGCTCAGGAACAACCCGAATCCGGGCTTCTGGCGTAGGGTTTCCGGTAGCAGCGGCATCGAGGACATGTCTGCGCTCGGCGACGGCGTCAACTAcgccctgtttgtttgggcttatttggctgataagccatggctgaaagtattgttgactgatttggtgtttgagaaaagtactgttcgttggctgataagtcatgtctTATAAGCCAAACACAATCCAGCGAACAAGCCGTGGATCTGTCCCAGAGCTTGCTGCCAGGAAATGTGCGTATGTGGCAGGTGATCGTTTCCAAGGATCGGTTTTCTCAGACGGAATTGGCCGGATTGCATGGCGCCAGCGCTGCTCAGATCACCAGTTGGGCACAGGGCTTTGGGTTCGCAAGAGTCTTGTTGCGCGAGTGGCTGTTGCCGTTCTATAATTTGTATCAGGCTATCCTTACTCGTTCACCTCTACTTCTATCTCTAAAAAAGAATATTCTATCTTAGTgatcgagattctctactctatatccATTTCTCTCGCACCTGTGTTATCTATATCccatactctatacccactattccatattttattcccctccctcccctttctctctttccccaactccctctctctcctgctACAATGTTTGGCGTACGTGCACAGTGCACCTCTGGCTATAGCGCACGTACCGGCCGGCCGCTACGCGCCCGCGCACGATACAGGCGCGCGGTGCGGGCACGCGCACGCTACGGCTGACATACCGGCCGGTTTGCAGGTCCACAGTGCGGACAGCCTTGCATCGCTGATCGCACTGCAGGCTTAGTAAACGGCTACTCCGAATGTGAGGAGGTACCTTGCGTCAGTGTAGTTCAGTTCAACACAACACATCGTGTAAGCATCTCATCTCTAGCTA encodes:
- the LOC136472567 gene encoding disease resistance protein RGA2-like, producing the protein MAETIISAIVGDAVSRVISHLIGHYCRHQQQSTEAKLQMIRHKLVRIHSAVEEARGKQIANDGTLRWLSELIDAEYQGNYLLDCIKHDLDEGDEDDDAKVVSSLSRFNPAKRARISVCNILSRHHDVTIYEIDRVAERLQGVCDGLREFIMLLGTCQPVRRPLATNIFRHGQMFGRHVDKERIISFLLHDDDDNTRLAVLPVVGDTGVGKTTLAQHACDDARVRSHFQVIMLLEFSYTSAAAAAARSETTFVLRPKHVIGDAAGVDVNVNNALDLVELDFGSKRFLLVFEDVDTSKKQVLEDLLHARTGGSSSKQGSKIIVTTNNRLVATMGTVKPIMLKALPFPEYWFFFRAHAFSGRDLEESPGLVAVGKAIAKKLDGSFFGAKIVGGLLRNNPNPGFWRRVSGSSGIEDMSALGDGVNYALFVWAYLADKPWLKVLLTDLVFEKSTVRWLISHVL